tactttttcatcagcttttctcattaggttgctcaaatgtTTATCAGTCATTTGTATAAGATATTTTGTCTTAATTCGGTTTTGAGTGCTAAATGACCTTGCAACAGATGCTGAGCAATTCGGAATCACTTAGTAAATTtgtagcattgaaaaaaaatgtaacgtcttacatgaagaaatcTTACCTTCCGTGAACACGGGGTTGCAgaaaaatgtgttctgaaaggtgTTCCGTCattcggggggggggggcattGTGTTCTGCTGTTTGCACCGGTTCtaaacaatactggtaaatagggaagttAGATAACAGGGATccatgttgaaaataatgaaagatcaaggaagaaaagtgaaacggattttattcaaaatggcagGAGacgaatttttccaaaattcgctcattttgaaattgattaatagagtgcGCGATCTTCTcgcgttaataattttttcatgcgagaaaagaaaaaaataagcgaGATTCTcacgctgtagtgaaaacactgtatAGAGGTTGATGTTATAGATCATTTCTCTTATTTCATGAAATCGTAATTCATACATCAAAGTTCAAATTCACAATATCGACAACACATAATTTTTCATGGTCAATTAGTTTTAGGAATCACACATTGttgcaatttatattaatgttatgcTTGAtgttttgcatatattttttaatcacaaattttaatctatattcactttattttcaaatcattattaaatgtgTCTGTTTTTGACagttaatttgtttcaattttgaaaatatttttttaatatatataaaataaaaatttatgttcttaaTAAGATAGACCTATATTCTTAATAAGATAAGCTTTTTCATCTGTTAAGcttgttttattgcttttaccTGGGCTTCTTTCAcattaatattatgttaaagtAATGCTGAAATTCGCCTTATAGTATAGATCAGTGGTTCTTAATAGGTGCTCCTCAAAACCCTAAAGTTCCGTTCCAGAATCACAGGGGTTCCAAGACTTGAGATTTTTTACtagtaataattatgtttatatccaatccattgtttaatttaatatttgggtGTATGAAATGCTTTACGTAAATGTCAATAATAcgagaatattatttttttaaaaaagggaggaacaatatattaaattatgtaaaggatatgcatttctaaaaattactagtcattctttttaattaaaattaaattaataaattcaagaacaaAGATTTCGCGTTCTCTGATAACAGTTCTGTTTATAAaagctcttttttcttttctttttttagaaatataattttatcagcTTACACCaagaacaaattcaaaattttattttactctccACATTTAACAgcttatattgattttttttttatatgtataatcTTCGGGTTCCACCTGATAAAGTTCGAACATATAAAATTCCACTGCCGGAAAAAAATGAGATCAACTGGTATAGGCTGTTATAAATTGTTTCTATATcctataaatatgtattaatcatataaaaatagtaatgacttcaataataataatgatttgttttaattttcagttctcTGCCATTCCATACAATAGAGTTGTCAAGCCTAAACAAGATATTTCTTTGTATTATGCTTTTTACACTAGTGAGACATACAGTTCCCGTCCTTTTGGTTTAGTAGTTAACCTCTACTACAGAGACGCTGTAAGTttgtttcacaattattttagaaaattatttcaatttattttttatgggagggcaaattaatcatttacatttatttaatttataagttttaatccCGTAAGTGTCATAAACTGAATATCagcaagtaattaaaattagaagacaacaattttatttagaaaaacatctaaatttgctctcttttattttattcataaactaTTACTAGTTCTCGATTTCTTTTTGAGatggataaattaattttattattgtactatttatataatacttggatctttactttttaaataaaatattgaactatatttgttttggttataaaaaagttattttaaaacaaatcaatgtTTCAAGTTATATATTCATTGGATTattatttggattatttttttttccacgagTTTATTGGATTTAGGCATAAAATTTCTCGTGTAGTTTCTTCCTAATCAGGCTGTTGcatttaaccatttaaaacaggggtttccaacttatatgaggccgggggccacaattaaacatacaaatcaaatggcgggccgcaactttatcaaaattttttgtaggactcttttatgtttgaagaaacattaaatattactgtcagagttttaccaagttgtacaaaacaaaagtattgaattgcaaattgaaataagaagtagatttttaaaaatatttaattgttattaataataattttaaagacataaatgaataataaaaattcgggctacaataactttaatgtgcacctatgtattaaacaattaatatgcaacagatatctaattgttgacataaatgaataataaaaattcgggctacaataactttaatgtgcacctatgtattaaacaattaatatgcaacagatatctaattgttaaggtattaaaacttacatagtagcacacaaaatattcaatgagaaaattaagGTTTGTCTGCTACAACCACCAGAGAattgatatttacattttaaatttaaaatttacaaatgtgtgtgtaaatattttcgtccaaagtgagtggtttcaaaaagttaaaagtctgcaagaaaacttttgatacgcacatgctaaattatattcacaaaatacaaaaaaaaaaaaaaaaagagaaaaaaaaaNttttgtatttgaataaatattttcttggatgcaaaacctgaaaaataaatttctttgcaccgttggtatgttacaTTTCACAGAAcaaagaaattaggtttttattaacgagaaaagtattttaaacccatatcgaatttttacgaaaattgttcgcaaaaaaattacatatattttagttcgcggaaACCCCTGATTTAAAAGCTGCTGATTGTGTATCCGTCTAATACAAATGTGCTatatacagtggagcatcgtttatacgacgccgaagggaccaccgaaaaacgtcgtataaacgataacgtcgtataatcgatttttacttctaaaactgaaactaactctgttttcagttaattttaatgtttaacgtgttgatttacataaatttctaaattagacaaagcaaaacaaacaaataaccaaaggagaaaaattgcattgagccatttgaatgtatgttacctttaattatattttcttgctattattctctacaatgctttgaatagcgagttgaagttactgctttctatgatgcaattttaaatttctaatcacGGCCAAATCTGATGGCTGAAGCGCACTTGTGCAATATGCAGGAAAAAAGAGAGCTcttacattttccaaaataattagtatcgatGGGTGCCCTGGACAATGGTCgatgaatagcaaaatttttcgttttttcctctttataacattgtctagttttttcagtcatctagtaaaaattacggtcgtcatccaagcattcttgttggcacccttttctgtatcattcatgttggcaaattccgcccttttttaaaatacacaagaaaaaataaaaaattaaataaacgtgaacaaaatctaaaaaccgacgtataaccgattctgtgcgtcgtataaacgatatatttttacattaaaatgaataggaatgatttgggaccacactaaaacgtcgtataagtgatcgtcgtataaacgatgctccactgtatatatataatgtttcattttgtttacaaatattgaaaatatttatatgctcTATGTTTGTATATATAGTATGTGCATATGCTTATTTATCCTGTGTGTTGTATGTATAGAGAGCTATGTGAAGAAAGCCCccaaaaatgaggaaaatcaaaaattcaaactgcATTCTTTTGACCACAGATGAccaccttttaaatttttttttttaccacccTTATTTTGGACGTAATCCTGACAATTAAATTCAGGggctaattttacatttttacgcCACATATTTTTACTccataaaaataagcattcaatttttatattgtattcgtTTGACCACAAATGACCACCTTTTAGTTTTTTTGCCACCCTTATTTAAGCTGTAATCCTAAAAATAAAGCTTGGGAGAAATATCAAATTAGCCCccgaaaataagaaaaataaaagattttaacagCATTCGTTTGACCACCTTCCTTTGGACATAATCCTAAAAATTTCGTGGGCTAACTTCGCATTTTTATGCCCAAAAATACTCcagtttttatattgtatttgttTGATCACAAATGACCacctttcagttttttttaccaCCCTTATTTAAGCCGTagtccttaaaataaaacttgggAGAAGCATGAGGTTATCCCCcgaaaataaggaaattttaaaatttcaattgcatttGTTTGGTCATAAATGCcctccttttaattttttttaccacccTTATTTTAGCCGTAatcctaaaaaataaagtttggggGAAACGTGTGAAGTTAGCCccgaaaataagaaaatacaaaaatttaacatcatTCGTTTGGCCACAAATGGCcccctttattttatttgaccaCCCTTAATTCTGCCGTAATCCTAAAAAAGAGACTTGGGAGAAGCATGAAGTTAGTTTccaaaaatcaggaaaatttaaaattgcattcgtATGACCaccttttagtttttattatcatcCATGTTTTAGCCACTTTAGTCGCTCCTCCTGAGCCTCATTTTTAGGATTACGGCGGAAATAAGGGTGGTAAAGCCGAGAACTAAAAGCTGGTCAAACGAGTGcggtttaaatttttctgatttccgggAGCTAACTTCATGCTTGTTCCAAGTCTTGTTTTTAGGCTAAAATAAAGGTGATCAaacaaatacaatataaaatttggatttttatttatttggcatAAAAATGCTAGGTTAGCccctgaatttaatttttagaatgatggtcaaaaaaaaaaaattaaaaggtgaTCAAACGAATGCAGTTtgagtttttagtttttcacaTTTTCGGGGGATATCTTCGCATAGCTTGTATGTATATTCACACGTATATCTagttgtatctttttttttccaataaaaaattatagtcattttttaggatttatttaatttggaaataattgTTTGGTACTAGCAGGCTAATTGTTCAGCTTTCgatgtagaataaaaaataagtcacCATTCATTTGCAAAATGatctattaaaagttaaaattatgtgtcaaaaattattttgtatatttttttttgaatgttataagcttaatgttattaaatatttatgaggtGCACAGTTAGGTAATTGATGctaaattcacaaaaattttaatttgaaaaaaaactttttttaaatttattcttttaaaatatttttatgcaaaattaatattgcagcattataaaatttattggaacgtatatagatatttcttacagaaatttttccttCACTGATTCTTAACGAAAATAATAAGTTCATTATGacataatttatgcaaattggggatattcaaaaatgtttaatgtttctttgccccttttttaataaaatgaattctgCTATCAAGAAGTATTCTAAGTTCACAGAGACATTTGGGGATTGTGTAcacaattcttatttatttttttattgttattatttggCTTTGATCAGGTGACAAATGATATTCGGAATTGAAATCTATTCTCTCCgaagaattaaaagtttattcagATTTCGCTAAAATAAGTTAGATAATCATGTTAAAAAAGTACAACTATGTATGAGGGCCTAATCTctcttaaaacaaatatagatAATGTTATagataatgttataaataattcagaGTGTTTCATTTCAAGTTCAAATTTAAACGGCTTCATAATGTTGATTGGGAAATagctaataaaagtttttctagaaaaataatacCATCTGTTAAAGTTGTGTATGAGTAAGTGGGCGCCGAAAAGttggttttaaaaacatataaaattcaactgttacaagatattttattctttgtaaaaacattttttgtcatGAAGTATGTGtttcatacaaatatataaatatttgtttctttttcttttatgaaggATGGTCACCAATATCTAGATGCTGTGTTTAATGAAACTATTACAATTGTAGAAATCGAAGATTCACTTGATGGTGAAACGTAAGTTCTTGatatcaaacaatattttattatgaatctatcctatcattttttattgaatgtaacATTTTTCTCGACAGCTTTTTCCTCTATGTCCTACTTGCTGCCTGCATTGTTCTTATAATTGTTGTAACCCAACAGTTTTTGGTCAACTTTACTGTAAGttcttctatttaatttattttctttttgtatgaaacatttaaattgataaCAGTTATGAATATGAAGTAACAAAATATGTGTTATgcataaatatgatattttgttttatttcacaaatatttacccttatttatcttaataaaactTTGCTCCTTggcattaaatgaaaaatatgttaatttgataaattactcATCACATTCTtacctttttataataaatttgggACCCAatcattgtaaatttaaaagtattatatgttaatatttactatgattacattttttccagaaaaagaaaatttcatctggtcaaaaaattgaaactggTACTCAGAATCATCAAAATGATGTAGACTATGATTGGCTACCCAAAGAAACATTGAATGATTTCAGTATGTATAAGATATATATTgggatatatttttcatttttttgttaacattcattttctaaaaatctgGTACAACAGAGCATCATGGATTGTACTTTACTTAAACACAActctacacatttttttaaaattaaatctccaCAGAGTTCTGTTTTGGTAAAAACATGCTTGTTGTGTTACAACActttcttttaatgatgtgAAGTAAAAGGCAAGAACTAAAAAACTGGATTTTTACACATGACAAGTATCAAAAAACCTAGGgggatatttaaaatgaatttatgaaagATTATCTATGCAgtttagcaaaattttgaaattcatattgAACGAAATGTGATTAAAGTCGTTTTTATTacagatataaattaaatttttaaaaactaattatctttgacaattaagcaaaaaattaacttaaagtagatacaaattcataaatgaaaggttttaaaagtaataaaaatgtgttaaataagCCCATGAGGTAACTTGTGAAAAGGATACGGTCAGGTAGGGTGAAGTGAATATAAAATCGAGCATTTTTAAAGTAGGCTCTAAAACCAAGCTATTAAGTTGTTTTACcgaaatttttatgcattttatttacattggaTTCATATAGATTAACTATCTATCACAGTTTATCttttttgtttgattgtttTCTTACTGTAgtacagtgtttcccaaagtgtggtacgcatcagggctaaagagaatagaagggctagttcactccgctcttagagctgaagctacgatttccctcctcatgacgtcactgtgttcacagatctcggagatcgcaagcaaagatattatgatagctttgcatctttctctttgttaaaataagttagactttttctggttattagctttcaaactttacgtaatgaacacattatttccgttcataaacatagatcaaaaaaactttcttggccattatagttaaaagaataccattttaatcttataaaaatgttttactagttggcgaaaatgacattataaatactttattttaaaaagttcagttttaactttaattattaagaaaaatgaaagcatatatcgacacttttttttatctacatattcttttataacaataagttgagttaaattacagggatgagatttttccgctttttagcggatttccgctttttagcggatttccgcttttttcacttttatcgattttgaatttcagcttttttatcaaaaattcagattttctaaaaatttcacttttttttatagatattctgctcttttagaaaattcaccgattttcaaagagaaacaggaaattcaaactacatagctaccaatcctttctcatttttacttattttagctattttctccccttttacacgcagcagataagattttccgaattttttacccgccCTCCAGATAAATCCGATTTTCGTAGTTCAAACGACGCTGCTTCTGACAAACCTTTTAGAGGtcccaagcctggaatctgctaatatctcgattcttattcatacgattttaatatcaaacatagcttttcatatttgcgtgttgcgattcttattcacacgatttgaatattgtacgttgcgattcttatttacgagatttgaatattgtacgttgcgattcttatttacgcctttttaaaaacctatgtagcGATTGGTATTCactcaagtttaaaattcaatgtcttgatttgctcatgcggtttataatatcaaccattgattttcgtatttatacgtgattttaaaataa
This window of the Parasteatoda tepidariorum isolate YZ-2023 chromosome 4, CAS_Ptep_4.0, whole genome shotgun sequence genome carries:
- the LOC107451692 gene encoding translocon-associated protein subunit alpha isoform X2 yields the protein MDASFRYPMDFTFYIQNFSAIPYNRVVKPKQDISLYYAFYTSETYSSRPFGLVVNLYYRDADGHQYLDAVFNETITIVEIEDSLDGETFFLYVLLAACIVLIIVVTQQFLVNFTKKKISSGQKIETGTQNHQNDVDYDWLPKETLNDFNKSPRRSERLSPRKSKAQGKNAQVSPQLPKQATQRKVKRGARDE